The following proteins are co-located in the Desulfobaccales bacterium genome:
- a CDS encoding HAD-IA family hydrolase, whose translation MATLRDRLRSLRVIIYDCDGVLVDSSRANQAFYNHILAHFGLPPLTPEQWQVVKPLTAVAALDYLFEGHPAREAAQEYQKTVDNTPFLPLLTPAPHLQETLARLQGHYHLAIATNRGKSLPLVLEALELTPYFDFMVTSLEVRHPKPHPECLERVLAHFQVPPSEACYLGDSAVDQETAANAGVLFGAYRAPHLEGDFHLADHLDLPTLLGL comes from the coding sequence ATGGCCACCCTCCGTGACCGGCTGCGCTCCTTGAGAGTCATCATTTACGACTGCGACGGGGTGCTGGTGGATTCCAGCCGGGCCAACCAAGCCTTTTACAACCACATCCTGGCGCACTTCGGCCTGCCGCCCCTTACTCCGGAGCAATGGCAGGTGGTGAAACCCCTCACCGCGGTGGCGGCCCTGGACTACTTGTTTGAGGGCCATCCCGCCAGGGAAGCCGCCCAGGAATACCAGAAAACCGTGGACAATACCCCCTTCCTTCCGCTCCTCACGCCGGCACCGCACCTGCAAGAGACCCTGGCCCGGCTGCAGGGTCACTATCATCTGGCCATCGCCACCAACCGGGGGAAGAGCCTGCCCCTGGTCCTGGAGGCCCTGGAGCTCACCCCCTACTTTGACTTCATGGTCACCAGCCTGGAGGTGCGCCATCCCAAGCCCCATCCCGAGTGTTTGGAGCGGGTGCTGGCCCATTTCCAGGTGCCGCCCTCTGAGGCCTGCTACCTGGGCGACAGCGCCGTGGACCAGGAGACCGCCGCCAATGCCGGAGTCCTCTTCGGGGCCTATCGCGCCCCGCATCTTGAGGGGGACTTCCACCTGGCCGACCATCTGGACCTCCCCACCCTGCTGGGCCTCTGA
- a CDS encoding 6-carboxytetrahydropterin synthase, whose translation MYYVAVRRDFVAQHYLVGGDWGPENLRHSHHYQVEVELAGKRLDEHGYLVDIVDLEVYLSEVIAHFRDRTLNELPEFAGLNPSIEHFARIFCHALKGKLAAPHLSSIRVKIWETGIAWAAYQEDF comes from the coding sequence ATGTATTATGTGGCGGTGCGGCGGGATTTTGTGGCCCAGCATTATCTGGTGGGGGGCGACTGGGGTCCGGAGAATCTGCGCCATTCCCACCACTACCAGGTGGAGGTGGAGCTGGCCGGCAAGCGGCTGGATGAGCACGGCTACTTGGTGGATATTGTGGACCTGGAGGTGTATCTCTCGGAGGTGATCGCCCATTTCCGTGACCGCACCTTAAACGAGCTGCCGGAATTCGCCGGCCTCAACCCCAGCATCGAGCACTTCGCCCGCATCTTCTGCCATGCCCTCAAGGGCAAGCTGGCCGCGCCCCATCTGAGCAGCATCCGGGTGAAGATCTGGGAGACGGGCATCGCCTGGGCCGCCTACCAGGAAGACTTTTAA
- the icd gene encoding isocitrate dehydrogenase (NADP(+)), translating to MQAGNAGEKVTVAGGAAVMVPERPVILFIEGDGTGPDIWRAAQPVLDAAVAKAYGGRRAIRWQEVLAGEKAFQATGSYLPEESLRALREYRVAIKGPLTTPVGGGFRSLNVTLRQVLDLYACIRPVRYYEGVPSPLKEPWKIDMVVFRENTEDVYAGLEWPAQSPEAQRLIRFLNEELGCRLDPGAAIGIKPMTERCSKRLVRMALRYALERGRASVTLMHKGNIMKYTEGAFQNWGYEVALEEFEDRVISEAEVASRYHWQVPEGKVVIKDRLADNLFQQVLLRPEEYDILATPNLNGDYISDALAAQVGGLGMAPGANIGDDCAIFEATHGSAPKYAGQDKVNPSSVILSGAMLLEFLGWHEAARLIHAAIPKALKDGVATYDLARQLPGAKEVSCSAFGQALIDRM from the coding sequence ATGCAGGCAGGCAATGCGGGTGAGAAAGTGACGGTGGCCGGCGGCGCTGCGGTGATGGTGCCGGAGCGGCCCGTTATTCTGTTCATCGAAGGGGACGGCACCGGCCCGGACATCTGGCGGGCGGCCCAGCCGGTCCTGGACGCCGCGGTGGCCAAGGCCTACGGCGGCAGGCGGGCCATCCGCTGGCAGGAGGTGCTGGCCGGGGAGAAGGCCTTCCAGGCCACGGGGAGCTATCTCCCGGAAGAGAGCCTCCGCGCCCTAAGGGAATACCGGGTGGCCATCAAGGGCCCCCTCACCACCCCGGTGGGGGGCGGCTTCCGCTCCCTCAACGTCACCTTGCGCCAGGTGCTGGATCTTTACGCCTGCATCCGGCCGGTGCGCTATTACGAAGGGGTGCCCAGCCCCTTGAAGGAGCCCTGGAAGATCGACATGGTGGTCTTCCGGGAGAACACCGAAGACGTTTACGCGGGCCTGGAGTGGCCGGCCCAGTCGCCGGAGGCCCAGCGCCTCATCCGCTTCCTCAACGAGGAGCTGGGCTGCCGGCTGGACCCTGGCGCCGCCATCGGCATCAAGCCCATGACCGAGCGCTGCTCCAAGCGCCTGGTGCGCATGGCCCTGCGCTACGCCCTGGAGCGGGGCCGCGCCAGCGTCACCCTGATGCACAAGGGCAACATCATGAAATACACCGAGGGCGCCTTCCAGAACTGGGGCTATGAGGTGGCCCTGGAGGAGTTTGAGGACCGGGTCATCTCCGAGGCCGAGGTGGCCAGCCGCTACCACTGGCAGGTGCCTGAGGGCAAGGTGGTCATTAAGGATAGGCTGGCGGACAATCTCTTCCAGCAGGTGCTGCTCCGGCCCGAGGAATACGATATCCTCGCCACCCCCAACCTCAACGGCGACTACATCTCCGATGCCCTGGCGGCCCAGGTGGGGGGGCTGGGGATGGCCCCCGGCGCCAACATCGGCGATGATTGCGCCATCTTCGAGGCCACCCACGGCAGCGCCCCCAAGTATGCCGGTCAGGACAAGGTGAACCCCAGCTCCGTCATCCTCTCCGGGGCCATGCTTCTGGAGTTTTTAGGCTGGCACGAGGCCGCCCGCCTCATCCACGCCGCCATCCCCAAGGCGCTGAAGGACGGCGTCGCCACTTATGATTTGGCCCGCCAGCTCCCCGGCGCAAAGGAAGTCTCCTGCTCCGCCTTCGGCCAGGCGCTCATTGACCGGATGTGA
- a CDS encoding bifunctional acetate--CoA ligase family protein/GNAT family N-acetyltransferase: protein MARHSLDALFKPEAVAVLGASPTPESFGRRLLDNLLDYGFLGRIYPVNPKYEEILGLDCYPSVSAIGATVDLAVVAVPIAQVPAVIGECGTAGISAAVILSTGGREVGPDGEKLEADIRAAAAKTGLRFLGPGSWGMLCPPSRLAVTFSPLCAKLGHLAFISQSGAMCSSILGWATQKNIGFSHFISLGSKADLDFADLIDYLGNQESARSIIIYMENLTRHRKFMSACRSVSRVKPIIVVKAGRRPAAGAGEGGPDEDAAYDAAFRRAGIIRVDTVGQLFRCAEALGKMAPPVRGDLGIITNARAPGLMAVDALARWGQAPAALCPETTEKLATVLPPHWTPGNPVDILGDADPERYARVLEVALQAPEFAGLVIILSPLAQTDPVQTAREVAARVPPGRPVFAVWMGGDEMAGGLKILNEAGIPTLETPEQAVDTFMEMFSYSRRLKVLQETPPRLPQEITVNTRQARAYLDHCLWEGRSSLTELESKAVLAAYGLPTNLTVAAGSAADAVREARNLGYPVVLKIHSPDIPHKSEVHGVRFYLRSDEEVRAAYEEMIGEARQRLPEATIWGVTVQTQEPEADCELLLGCRQHPDFGPLIRFGLGGVMAEVLQDWAVDLPPLNLHLAHSLIRKTRVHRVLMGYRDIPPANLDLLAEILVRLSHLVTDFPEIADLLINPLMVVGGRFVAVDAHLDIRPATVPAPRHLIIAPYPNQYETAWMLRDGTPVLLRPMKPEDEPLVFDFLQKCSDDTLYFRYFRRIKNWTHEMLVRFTQNDYDREIGLMAVGQPPGPEVMMGVSRLVMDADHRTAEFAIIVADPWQGKGLGPRLVQGAIDIARDQGVKKLYGDVLPQNQPMLDLARRLGFTLKRRDDMMRLEMDLEAAPVAEV from the coding sequence ATGGCGCGACATTCCTTGGATGCCCTTTTCAAACCGGAGGCGGTGGCGGTGTTGGGGGCCAGTCCCACTCCGGAGAGTTTCGGCCGCCGGCTGCTGGACAACCTCCTGGATTACGGTTTTCTGGGCCGGATCTACCCGGTCAACCCCAAATACGAAGAAATTTTGGGGCTGGACTGCTATCCCTCGGTGAGCGCCATCGGGGCGACGGTGGACCTGGCGGTGGTGGCCGTGCCCATCGCCCAGGTGCCGGCAGTCATCGGGGAATGCGGCACTGCGGGCATCTCCGCCGCGGTCATCCTTTCCACCGGCGGCCGGGAGGTGGGGCCCGACGGGGAAAAGCTGGAAGCGGACATCCGGGCGGCTGCCGCCAAAACCGGCCTGAGGTTTCTGGGGCCCGGCTCTTGGGGAATGCTGTGCCCGCCCTCCCGCTTGGCGGTGACTTTCTCCCCACTGTGCGCCAAGCTGGGGCATCTGGCCTTCATCTCCCAAAGCGGCGCCATGTGCAGCTCCATTTTGGGCTGGGCCACCCAGAAGAACATCGGCTTCAGCCATTTCATCAGCCTCGGGTCCAAGGCGGATCTGGACTTCGCCGACCTCATCGATTATTTGGGCAACCAGGAGTCCGCCCGCAGCATCATCATTTACATGGAAAACCTCACCCGGCACCGCAAATTCATGAGTGCCTGTCGGTCGGTGTCCCGGGTCAAGCCCATCATTGTGGTGAAGGCCGGGCGCCGGCCGGCCGCCGGGGCAGGGGAGGGGGGGCCGGACGAGGACGCGGCCTATGACGCCGCCTTCCGCCGGGCCGGCATCATCCGGGTGGACACGGTGGGGCAGCTCTTCCGCTGCGCCGAGGCCTTGGGCAAAATGGCGCCGCCGGTGAGGGGCGATCTGGGCATCATCACCAATGCCCGGGCTCCGGGGCTCATGGCGGTGGACGCCTTGGCCCGCTGGGGCCAGGCACCCGCGGCTTTGTGCCCCGAGACCACCGAAAAGCTGGCCACGGTGCTGCCGCCCCATTGGACCCCCGGCAACCCCGTGGACATCCTGGGGGACGCCGACCCGGAGCGCTATGCCCGGGTGCTGGAAGTGGCCCTCCAGGCGCCGGAGTTCGCCGGGCTGGTGATCATCTTAAGCCCCCTGGCCCAGACGGATCCGGTGCAGACGGCCAGGGAAGTGGCAGCCCGGGTGCCGCCGGGGCGGCCGGTGTTTGCCGTGTGGATGGGCGGCGATGAGATGGCGGGAGGCTTGAAAATCCTCAACGAAGCCGGCATCCCGACGCTGGAGACCCCGGAGCAGGCGGTGGACACCTTCATGGAGATGTTCTCCTACTCCCGGCGCCTCAAAGTGCTCCAGGAGACGCCGCCCCGCCTGCCCCAGGAGATCACCGTCAACACCCGCCAGGCCCGGGCTTATCTGGATCACTGCCTGTGGGAGGGCCGCTCGTCTTTGACGGAGCTGGAATCCAAGGCGGTGCTGGCGGCCTACGGGCTCCCCACCAATCTGACGGTGGCTGCCGGTAGCGCCGCCGACGCGGTGCGGGAGGCCCGGAATCTGGGCTACCCGGTGGTTCTGAAGATTCATTCCCCGGATATTCCCCACAAATCCGAGGTCCATGGGGTGCGCTTCTATCTGCGCAGCGACGAGGAGGTGCGCGCCGCCTATGAGGAGATGATCGGTGAGGCCCGGCAGCGCCTTCCTGAGGCCACCATCTGGGGGGTGACGGTGCAGACCCAGGAGCCGGAGGCGGACTGCGAGCTCCTGTTGGGCTGCCGCCAGCACCCCGACTTCGGTCCCCTCATCCGCTTCGGGCTGGGGGGAGTGATGGCGGAGGTCCTCCAGGATTGGGCCGTGGACCTGCCGCCTTTGAACCTGCACCTGGCCCACAGCCTCATCCGCAAGACCCGGGTGCACCGGGTGCTAATGGGCTACCGGGACATTCCCCCCGCCAACCTGGACCTCCTGGCGGAGATCCTGGTGCGCCTCTCCCACCTGGTCACCGATTTCCCGGAAATCGCGGACCTGCTCATCAACCCCCTCATGGTGGTGGGGGGGCGCTTTGTGGCGGTGGACGCCCATCTGGACATCCGACCGGCCACGGTCCCCGCGCCCCGGCATCTCATCATCGCCCCCTATCCCAACCAGTATGAGACCGCCTGGATGCTCAGGGACGGCACCCCCGTCTTGCTTCGGCCCATGAAACCGGAGGATGAGCCCTTAGTTTTCGACTTTTTGCAGAAATGCTCAGACGATACCCTTTATTTCCGGTATTTCCGCCGCATCAAGAACTGGACCCATGAGATGTTGGTGCGCTTTACCCAGAACGATTACGACCGGGAGATCGGCCTCATGGCCGTGGGCCAGCCGCCGGGGCCGGAGGTGATGATGGGGGTGAGCCGCCTGGTGATGGACGCCGATCACCGGACGGCGGAATTCGCCATCATCGTGGCCGACCCCTGGCAGGGCAAGGGCCTGGGCCCCCGCCTGGTGCAGGGGGCCATTGACATCGCCCGGGACCAGGGGGTGAAGAAGCTCTACGGCGATGTGCTGCCCCAGAACCAGCCCATGCTGGATCTGGCCCGCCGCCTGGGCTTCACCCTGAAGCGCCGGGACGATATGATGCGCCTGGAGATGGACCTGGAGGCGGCACCGGTGGCTGAAGTGTGA
- a CDS encoding methyltransferase domain-containing protein produces the protein MTHVDFLRYLRAKVTVDDRSLNRPVFDALARLLLPPQESRSLTVLEVGCGLGSMAARLTDWGLFRRVRYLGVDVDPACVAAAREGLPGWARERDLGVSYTDRGDLVLSGPGRHLELAFRVGDAREFLRNPALAGACDLVLAHAFLDLLPLEETVRLLLACLAPGGAFYLTLNFDGTTIFWPPLDPELDERVTSLYHLSMDERRLAGLPTGGSQTGRQLFGLLPAAGGRILAAGGSEWVVFTGSQGYPAEEGYFLRCILAMVEESLSGRLPAEELDYWLARRRRQLKAGELVFLARHLDFCGVKD, from the coding sequence ATGACACACGTCGATTTTCTTCGCTATCTGCGGGCCAAGGTGACGGTGGATGACCGCAGCCTGAACCGGCCCGTCTTTGACGCCCTGGCCCGGTTGCTCCTGCCGCCGCAGGAGAGCCGGAGCCTCACGGTCCTGGAGGTGGGCTGCGGGCTGGGGAGCATGGCCGCCCGCCTCACCGACTGGGGGCTCTTTCGCCGGGTGCGGTATCTGGGAGTGGATGTGGATCCGGCCTGCGTGGCCGCCGCCCGGGAGGGGCTGCCTGGCTGGGCCCGGGAGCGGGATCTGGGAGTCAGCTACACCGACCGGGGCGACCTGGTCCTCAGCGGCCCGGGCCGCCACCTGGAGCTGGCCTTCCGGGTGGGGGACGCCCGGGAATTTCTCCGCAACCCCGCCTTGGCCGGGGCCTGCGACCTGGTCCTGGCCCACGCCTTCCTGGATCTGCTGCCCCTGGAAGAGACCGTGCGGCTGCTTCTGGCCTGCCTGGCGCCGGGAGGGGCTTTCTATCTCACCCTCAATTTCGACGGCACCACCATCTTCTGGCCGCCCCTGGACCCGGAGCTGGACGAGCGGGTGACGAGCCTCTACCACCTGAGCATGGACGAGCGCCGGCTGGCGGGCCTTCCTACCGGCGGCAGCCAGACAGGCCGCCAGCTCTTCGGACTTCTCCCCGCTGCCGGGGGCCGGATTCTGGCCGCGGGCGGCTCCGAGTGGGTGGTCTTCACCGGGTCCCAAGGCTATCCGGCGGAGGAGGGCTACTTCCTCAGGTGCATTCTGGCCATGGTGGAGGAGTCCCTCAGCGGCCGCCTGCCCGCCGAGGAGTTGGATTATTGGCTGGCCCGGCGACGGCGTCAGCTGAAGGCGGGGGAGCTGGTGTTCCTGGCCCGCCACCTGGATTTCTGCGGGGTGAAGGACTGA
- a CDS encoding transketolase: MPADLEHLARLSTYIRYLILACTTEAGSGHPTSSLSAVELMAGLLFGGTFRYFPDDPRHPNNDRLIFSKGHASPLFYALWVAAGQLSEEELISRYRKLGSPLEGHPSVAFPYVEAATGSLGQGLSIGVGMALNAKYLDRLPYRTYVLLGDSEMAEGSVWEAVAIAAHYRLDNLVAVIDVNRLGQRGETMYGHDLSAYERRLGAFGWETYAIDGHSYPAVLAAYREAARVSGRPVAVIARTIKGKGVSFLEDMNGWHGKALSRLELERALGELGPVDHTVRGEITRPANLLPPTPESQPAPPPAYEMGQKVATRKAFGTALARLFPQFPQLVSLDGEVSNSTMAEIFREAQPGRFFEMFVAEQNMVGVGLGLARRGKLPFVSSFAAFLTRAFDQIRMAQYAEPNLKFVGSHAGVSIGADGPSQMGLEDLAMFRTLLHSVVLYPADAVATEKLVEEMARYPGMAYLRTTREATPVIYDPGESFPIGGSKVLRQSPQDRVTVVTAGITLFEALAAQEELAKEGIFIRVIDLYSVKPVDAATLRQAAAETQAILTVEDHFPEGGLGEAVLSALATVPTPVYSLAVRKKPQSGSPRELLELEEISAGAIIRKVKEILAA; the protein is encoded by the coding sequence ATGCCCGCGGATCTGGAGCACCTGGCCCGCCTGTCCACCTATATCCGCTACCTCATTTTGGCCTGCACCACGGAGGCCGGCTCCGGTCACCCCACCTCGTCTCTCTCCGCAGTGGAACTCATGGCCGGCCTGCTCTTCGGCGGCACCTTCCGCTATTTTCCCGACGATCCCCGCCATCCCAACAACGACCGTCTCATCTTCTCCAAGGGCCACGCCTCGCCCCTGTTCTATGCCCTGTGGGTGGCGGCGGGGCAGCTCTCCGAAGAGGAGCTCATCAGCCGCTACCGGAAATTGGGCTCGCCCCTGGAGGGCCACCCCAGCGTGGCCTTCCCGTATGTGGAAGCGGCCACCGGCTCCCTGGGCCAGGGCCTGTCCATCGGCGTGGGCATGGCTTTGAACGCCAAGTACCTGGACCGCCTGCCCTACCGCACTTACGTACTGTTGGGGGACAGCGAAATGGCGGAGGGCTCGGTGTGGGAGGCGGTGGCCATCGCCGCCCACTACCGCCTGGACAATCTGGTGGCCGTCATTGACGTCAACCGCCTGGGGCAGCGGGGCGAAACCATGTACGGCCATGATCTCTCTGCCTATGAGCGCCGCCTGGGGGCCTTCGGCTGGGAGACTTATGCCATCGACGGCCATTCTTACCCAGCCGTTCTGGCCGCCTACCGGGAGGCTGCCCGGGTCTCCGGCCGCCCGGTGGCCGTCATCGCCCGCACCATCAAGGGCAAGGGCGTCTCTTTTCTGGAGGATATGAACGGCTGGCACGGCAAGGCCTTAAGCCGCCTGGAGCTGGAGCGGGCCCTGGGCGAGCTGGGGCCGGTGGACCACACGGTGCGGGGGGAAATCACCCGCCCGGCGAACCTCCTGCCCCCCACCCCCGAGAGTCAGCCGGCCCCGCCGCCGGCGTATGAGATGGGCCAGAAAGTGGCCACCCGCAAGGCCTTCGGCACCGCCCTGGCCCGCCTCTTTCCCCAGTTTCCCCAATTGGTGAGCCTGGACGGCGAGGTGAGCAACTCCACCATGGCAGAGATCTTCCGGGAGGCCCAGCCCGGCCGCTTCTTTGAGATGTTCGTGGCGGAGCAGAACATGGTGGGGGTGGGCCTGGGGCTGGCCCGCCGGGGCAAACTCCCCTTCGTCTCCTCCTTTGCCGCCTTCCTCACCCGGGCCTTCGACCAGATCCGCATGGCCCAGTATGCTGAGCCCAACCTCAAGTTTGTGGGCTCCCACGCCGGGGTCTCCATCGGCGCCGACGGCCCCTCCCAGATGGGCCTGGAGGACCTGGCCATGTTCCGCACCCTGCTCCACAGCGTGGTGCTCTACCCTGCGGACGCGGTGGCCACCGAAAAGCTGGTGGAGGAGATGGCCCGCTATCCCGGCATGGCGTATTTGCGCACCACCCGGGAGGCCACCCCGGTGATCTATGACCCGGGGGAGAGCTTTCCCATCGGCGGCTCAAAGGTGCTGCGCCAGAGTCCCCAGGACCGGGTGACGGTGGTCACCGCCGGCATCACCCTCTTTGAGGCCCTGGCCGCCCAGGAGGAGCTGGCGAAAGAGGGGATTTTTATCCGGGTCATCGACCTTTATTCGGTGAAGCCGGTGGATGCCGCCACCTTGAGGCAGGCGGCGGCGGAGACCCAGGCCATCCTGACGGTGGAGGACCACTTTCCCGAAGGCGGCCTGGGGGAGGCGGTCTTAAGCGCCCTGGCCACGGTGCCCACCCCGGTCTATTCCCTGGCGGTGCGCAAAAAACCCCAAAGCGGCAGCC
- a CDS encoding glycosyltransferase family 4 protein: MHLALVLYGDLTFQSGGFLYDRRLVEYLRQRGARVEVVSLPWRAYPLGLLDNFSPGLRRRLMGLAPKLLLQDELAHPSLFWLNRCLRQGKKLVAVVHHLRCSEPRASFLNRLYAQVERRYLDTLDGCLSNSRATLASVHRLLGRQLPGVVAPPGIQSFPRLPGPKAIIARVQQPGPRRLLFVGNVIPRKGLHILVAALESLRSRDWRLTVAGSLDMAPRYVRRIRERLAATGLSPRVEFTGLLTAPELAQHLHRSHIMVVPSFYEGFGICYLEGMAFGLPAIGGAAGGAAEIITHGRNGFLLPPGDAGALAAYLERLLTDERLLLDLSLAAYQRFRAHPTWEESLEGAWRFLLSLADQT; the protein is encoded by the coding sequence ATGCACCTGGCCCTGGTCCTCTATGGGGACCTGACCTTCCAAAGCGGCGGTTTCCTTTATGACCGGCGGTTGGTGGAGTATCTCCGGCAGCGGGGGGCCAGGGTGGAGGTGGTCTCCCTCCCCTGGCGGGCTTACCCCCTGGGATTGCTGGACAATTTCTCCCCGGGCTTAAGGCGCCGCCTCATGGGATTGGCCCCGAAGCTCCTCCTCCAGGACGAGTTGGCCCACCCCTCCCTCTTCTGGCTGAACCGCTGCCTGCGACAAGGGAAAAAGCTGGTGGCGGTGGTGCATCACCTGCGCTGCTCCGAGCCCCGGGCCTCGTTCCTGAACCGCCTCTATGCTCAGGTGGAGCGCCGTTATCTGGACACCCTGGACGGCTGCCTCAGCAACAGCCGGGCCACCCTGGCCAGCGTCCACCGCCTCCTGGGCCGTCAGCTCCCCGGGGTGGTGGCGCCGCCGGGCATCCAGAGCTTCCCCCGCCTGCCCGGCCCGAAGGCGATCATCGCCCGGGTGCAACAGCCGGGCCCCCGCCGCCTCCTTTTTGTGGGCAATGTCATCCCGCGCAAGGGCTTGCACATCCTGGTCGCCGCCCTGGAAAGCCTGCGCTCCCGGGACTGGCGCCTGACGGTGGCGGGCAGCCTTGATATGGCGCCGAGGTATGTACGGCGGATCAGAGAACGTCTGGCCGCCACGGGCTTAAGCCCCCGGGTGGAGTTCACCGGGTTGCTCACGGCCCCGGAGCTGGCCCAACACCTGCACCGCAGCCATATTATGGTGGTCCCTTCCTTCTATGAAGGCTTCGGCATCTGCTACCTGGAGGGCATGGCCTTCGGGCTGCCGGCCATCGGCGGGGCGGCGGGGGGCGCCGCGGAGATCATCACCCATGGGAGGAACGGCTTTTTGCTGCCCCCGGGGGACGCAGGTGCGCTGGCGGCTTACTTAGAGCGCCTGCTCACCGATGAGCGCCTGCTCCTGGACCTGAGTCTGGCAGCTTACCAGCGCTTTCGGGCCCACCCCACCTGGGAGGAGAGCCTGGAGGGCGCTTGGCGGTTTCTCCTCTCTTTGGCGGACCAAACATGA
- a CDS encoding DUF599 domain-containing protein: MTGLPWAEIVYPALTFVLLSGYHLYWAWQVRRAPLMTYLGVTRHLRYMWVESIMRERRDILSVQTLRNWIMAASFLASTAMLIGLGLLSFLFRAELLAELNFELTAILTRVQSLFLAKLMLLSLHFFFAFFSFTLAIRYLNQVNFLINVPAACDPVLTPGFIAHTLDLGMLHYTLGMRAYYLAVPVALWLFGPLWMFLGALVLTVVLYHLDHCCSLDYSTATCQLHGAPPEGGGCEETAG, translated from the coding sequence ATGACAGGTCTGCCCTGGGCGGAGATCGTCTATCCCGCGCTCACCTTTGTGCTGTTGTCCGGCTATCATCTGTATTGGGCCTGGCAGGTGCGCCGGGCGCCACTCATGACCTATCTCGGCGTCACCCGCCACCTGCGCTACATGTGGGTGGAGTCCATCATGCGGGAGCGCCGGGACATCCTGTCGGTGCAGACCCTGCGCAACTGGATCATGGCCGCGAGTTTCCTGGCCTCCACCGCCATGCTCATCGGACTGGGGCTGCTGAGCTTCCTCTTCCGGGCCGAGCTGCTGGCGGAGCTCAACTTCGAGCTCACCGCCATCCTCACCCGGGTGCAGAGCCTGTTCTTGGCCAAGCTTATGCTCCTGAGCCTGCATTTTTTCTTCGCCTTTTTCAGCTTCACCCTGGCCATCCGCTATCTCAACCAGGTGAATTTTCTCATCAACGTGCCGGCGGCCTGCGATCCGGTGCTCACCCCCGGCTTCATCGCCCACACCCTGGACCTGGGCATGCTGCACTACACCCTAGGGATGCGGGCTTACTACCTGGCGGTGCCGGTGGCCTTGTGGCTTTTCGGGCCCTTGTGGATGTTTCTGGGCGCCCTGGTGCTGACGGTGGTGCTGTATCACCTGGACCACTGCTGCTCCCTGGACTACTCCACCGCCACCTGTCAATTGCACGGGGCGCCGCCGGAGGGAGGCGGCTGCGAGGAAACCGCCGGTTGA